Proteins encoded in a region of the Populus alba chromosome 13, ASM523922v2, whole genome shotgun sequence genome:
- the LOC118060959 gene encoding kinesin-like protein KIN-14G — protein sequence MATEQQQQVWPFSVASVVEDMLQENIGTRPRGVDLVASRKAEEASLRRYEAAGWLRKTVGVVGGKDLPAEPSEEEFRLGLRSGIILCNVLNKVQPGAVPKVVEGPGDSVEVPDGAALSAFQYFENVRNFLVAIEEMGIPTFEASDLEQGGKSARVVNCILALKSYSDWKQSGGIGTWKYGGNLKPSTCGGGKPFMRKNSEPFKNSFSRACSGDPSSFDEQFNDLSEAGASRSLNMLVRAALSSRKQEEIPNIVESMLNKVMEEFERRLASQNEQMKITAKDMEVASPVMPLSRTSSDTRMEEETSTQINTRECCHHKGTPHEESEDQLLKQQAMVERQKQDIKELKLTLYATKEGMHLLQMKHVEEFNNLGKHLHGLAHAASGYQRVLEENRKLYNQVQDLKGNIRVYCRVRPFLTGQGSRFSTVDHIDERNITISTPSKYGKEGRKSFSFNKVFGPLATQEEVFADTQPLIRSVLDGYNVCIFAYGQTGSGKTFTMTGPKELTEESLGVNYRALSDLFLLSDQRKEVICYDISVQMLEIYNEQVRDLLVTDGVNRRLEIRNSSQNGINVPEASLVTVSSPSDVLNLMNIGLRNRAVSATAMNDRSSRSHSCLTVHVQGRELASGTVIRGSMHLVDLAGSERVDKSEVTGDRLKEAQHINRSLSALGDVIASLAQKNSHVPYRNSKLTQLLQDSLGGQAKTLMFVHISPETDAVGETISTLKFAERVATVELGAARVNKDSSEAKELKEQIANLKAALASKEVESEHSHHSRSSTPERLKMKSGLPSPSHSWHSAGSITSSGSITSGHRQMENGNSEVRNNYSSVPSRRRSLDPQDLIMYSPPWLPASSPSMSGKDDDRESVSGDWVDKVMVNRLDSANRDENPAGQWEIDSRQSPEMFYQSYARDPSKIYPEQPYKSPLITRDSQEYDAQRGRFEMASTDESDELEAATSDSSEPDLLWQSNIPRMSSLPNPNVLGSKTKKTTNPRGFKSTETRSLIPSLIPSPSRKLPNGMSPGLNKPGRQLVSVDGKRKTGHAK from the exons atggcAACAGAGCAGCAACAACAAGTTTGGCCTTTCTCTGTTGCTTCTGTTGTAGAGGATATGCTTCAAGAAAATATTGGAACTCGACCAAGAGGCGTTGATTTGGTGGCTTCAAGAAAAGCCGAAGAAGCTT CCTTGAGAAGGTATGAAGCAGCTGGGTGGCTTCGAAAAACAGTGGGGGTTGTCGGGGGTAAAGATTTGCCAGCTGAGCCCTCTGAAGAAGAATTCAGGCTTGGATTGCGAAGTGGGATAATCTTATGTAACGTCCTTAACAAGGTTCAACCTGGAGCAGTTCCAAAG GTAGTGGAAGGTCCTGGTGATTCTGTTGAAGTTCCTGATGGAGCAGCTTTATCAGCATTTCAGTACTTCGAAAATGTGAGAAACTTCCTGGTAGCTATTGAGGAAATGGGAATTCCAACCTTTGAAGCCTCTGATTTGGAACAG GGTGGAAAATCTGCGAGAGTTGTGAACTGTATTTTAGCACTCAAATCATATAGTGACTGGAAACAGAGTGGTGGGATTGGGACATGGAAATATGGAGGAAATTTAAAACCCTCAACCTGTGGGGGTGGGAAACCCTTCATGCGAAAAAATTCCGAGCCTTTCAAGAATTCCTTTTCTCGGGCATGCAGTGGTGATCCGTCTTCATTTGATGAACAATTCAATGACCTCAGTGAAGCT GGTGCCTCTCGTTCCTTGAATATGCTTGTCCGAGCAGCTCTTTCAAGCAGGAAGCAAGAAGAAATACCTAAT ATAGTAGAGTCTATGCTAAACAAGGTCATGGAGGAGTTTGAGCGTCGGTTGGCGAGCCAGAATGAGCAG ATGAAAATAACAGCAAAAGATATGGAAGTAGCTAGCCCTGTCATGCCTCTTTCAAGAACTTCAAGTGACACAAGG ATGGAAGAAGAAACTTCCACACAAATCAATACACGGGAATGCTGCCATCACAAGGGCACTCCTCACGAGGAATCAGAAGACCAGCTTTTGAAACAGCAAGCGATGGTTGAACGACAGAAACAAGACATTAAG GAACTGAAACTTACTCTTTATGCTACAAAAGAAGGAATGCACCTTTTGCAAATGAAACATGTGGAGGAGTTCAACAATTTAG GTAAGCACTTGCATGGTCTAGCTCATGCAGCTTCAGGCTACCAGAGAGTCCTCGAGGAGAATCGCAAGTTATACAATCAAGTGCAGGACCTGAAAG GAAATATTAGAGTATATTGCCGAGTAAGACCCTTTTTGACTGGGCAAGGAAGTCGTTTCAGTACGGTGGATCACATAGATGAAAGGAACATTACAATTAGCACCCCTTCAAAATATGGCAAAGAGGGACGCAAATCATTCAGCTTCAACAAGGTTTTTGGTCCTTTGGCAACTCAAG AGGAGGTATTTGCAGACACCCAGCCTCTGATTCGTTCTGTTCTTGATGGTTACAACGTGTGTATATTTGCATATGGTCAAACTGGATCCGGAAAGACATTTACTATG ACCGGTCCCAAGGAGCTCACAGAGGAAAGTTTAGGTGTAAACTACAGGGCTTTGAGCGATCTATTTCTCCTTTCAGATCAAAGAAAGGAAGTTATTTGCTATGATATCTCTGTCCAAATGCTTGAGATTTACAACGAGCAAGTGAGGGATCTCCTTGTAACTGATGGTGTTAACAGAAG ATTAGAAATTCGAAACAGTTCTCAGAATGGAATTAATGTACCAGAAGCAAGTCTTGTAACTGTATCATCACCGTCTGATGTCTTAAATTTGATGAACATTGGGCTCAGGAATCGTGCAGTTAGCGCTACAGCAATGAATGATCGCAGCAGTCGATCCCATAG CTGCCTTACAGTTCATGTTCAAGGGAGAGAGTTGGCATCTGGAACAGTAATCCGTGGCTCAATGCATCTAGTTGACCTGGCAGGAAGTGAACGGGTTGACAAATCCGAGGTGACGGGAGATCGATTAAAGGAAGCACAGCATATCAATAGATCTCTTTCTGCTTTAGGAGATGTGATTGCCTCTCTCGCTCAAAAAAACTCACACGTTCCCTACCGGAACAGCAAACTCACGCAACTACTACAAGATTCACTTG GTGGGCAGGCTAAGACGCTCATGTTTGTCCACATAAGTCCTGAGACTGATGCTGTTGGAGAAACAATTAGTACACTTAAATTTGCGGAAAGGGTTGCCACTGTTGAGCTTGGTGCTGCTCGAGTTAATAAAGATAGTTCAGAGGCGAAGGAGCTGAAAGAGCAG ATTGCTAATCTCAAAGCAGCCTTAGCATCGAAGGAAGTAGAGTCAGAGCACTCACATCATTCTCGATCCAGCACCCCGGAAAGACTTAAAATGAAGTCTGGTTTGCCTTCTCCTTCTCACAGTTGGCATAGCGCAGGTAGCATAACAAGTTCAGGTAGCATAACAAGCGGTCATAGGCAGATGGAGAATGGTAATTCAGAG GTTAGGAACAACTATTCGTCTGTTCCAAGTAGGCGAAGAAGCTTGGATCCCCAAGATTTGATAATGTATTCACCTCCATGGCTACCTGCTTCCAGTCCTTCGATGAGCGGAAAGGACGATGATAGAGAATCAGTGTCTGGTGACTGGGTTGACAAGGTCATGGTGAACAGGCTTGACAGTGCAAACAGAGATGAAAATCCTGCGGGACAATGGGAAATAGACAGCAGACAGTCGCCTGAGATGTTTTATCAGAGTTATGCTCGAGACCCTTCGAAGATTTACCCAGAACAACCCTACAAATCTCCACTAATCACAAGGGACAGCCAAGAGTATGATGCTCAGAGGGGGAGGTTTGAAATGGCATCCACCGATGAGTCTGACGAACTCGAGGCTGCAACAAGTGATTCTTCCGAGCCAGACTTGCTATGGCAGTCTAATATCCCTAGGATGAGCAGCCTTCCCAATCCCAATGTTTTGGGATCTAAAACAAAGAAGACTACTAATCCTAGGGGATTCAAGAGCACAGAAACAAG GAGTTTAATTCCATCACTAATTCCTTCACCGTCAAGGAAACTACCAAATGGGATGAGTCCAGGCCTAAACAAACCCGGAAGGCAGCTAGTTTCTGTCGACGGAAAGAGGAAAACTGGACATGCAAAGTGA
- the LOC118060960 gene encoding probable protein phosphatase 2C 5 isoform X1, which produces MLDLLRPLHVSTDNISRMRPPLVPLATLIGRELRNDKIEKPFVKYGQAALAKKGEDYFLIKPDCQRVPGDLSTSFSVFAIFDGHNGVSAAIFVKEKLLDNVLSAIPQDITREEWLQALPQALVAGFVKTDIEFQQKGETSGTTVTFVVIDEWTVTVASVGDSRCILDSQGGVVSLLTVDHRLEENVEERERVTASGGEVGRLNVFGGNEVGPLRCWPGGLCLSRSIGDTDVGEFIVPIPHVKQVKLSNAGGRLVIASDGIWDALSSDMAAKSCRGLPAEIAAKLVVKEALRSRGLKDDTTCLVVDIIPSDIPVLPPIPRKKHNMFSLLFGKKALSSVSKSTKKLSAVGVVEELFEEGSAILAERLSKYFPANTNSGLCRCAVCQVDQTPGDSLSVNSGSFSPGSKPREGPFLCSNCQKKKDAMEGKRSSRPTVMT; this is translated from the exons ATGCTGGATCTGTTGAGACCTCTTCATGTTTCAACT GACAATATATCGAGGATGAGACCTCCTCTCGTTCCACTTGCGACATTGATTGGGCGTGAGCTTAGGAATGACAAGATTGAGAAACCTTTTGTGAAGTATGGACAAGCTGCTTTAGCAAAGAAAGGCGAGGATTACTTTCTCATAAAACCTGACTGCCAGAGGGTTCCTGGGGATCTGTCTACATCATTCTCTGTGTTTGCG ATCTTTGACGGACATAATGGGGTATCAGCCGCCATCTTTGTGAAGGAGAAGTTATTGGATAATGTCTTGAGTGCAATTCCTCAAGATATCACTAGAGAAGAGTGGCTTCAAGCACTTCCTCAAGCACTAGTTGCTGGTTTTGTGAAAACTGACATAGAATTCCAGCAGAAAG GGGAGACTTCTGGGACAACTGTGACATTTGTTGTAATTGATGAGTGGACTGTGACTGTTGCTTCTGTGGGGGATTCACGATGCATATTGGACAGCCAGGGGGGTGTGGTTTCTCTTTTGACAGTTGATCATAGGCTGGAAGAAAATGttgaagagagagagcgagTAACTGCAAGTGGGGGTGAAGTAGGAAGGCTAAATGTTTTTGGAGGCAACGAG GTTGGTCCCTTGCGTTGTTGGCCTGGTGGATTATGTCTTTCTAGATCAATAGGTGACACGGATGTTGGAGAGTTCATTGTTCCAATACCTCATGTCAAGCAAGTGAAA CTTTCAAATGCTGGAGGAAGACTTGTTATCGCTTCGGATGGTATCTGGGATGCTTTATCTTCTGATATGGCTGCCAAGTCATGTAGGGGTTTGCCTGCAGAGATTGCTGCAAAGTTGGTTGTTAAG GAGGCATTGAGGTCAAGGGGGCTGAAGGATGATACAACATGCCTTGTTGTTGATATCATCCCATCTGACATTCCTGTCTTGCCTCCAATACCGAGGAAGAAGCATAATATGTTCAGTTTGCTTTTTGGAAAGAAAGCGCTGAGTTCTGTGAGCAAATCAACCAAAAAGCTTTCTGCTGTTGGTGTGGTTGAGGAACTGTTTGAAGAGGGTTCTGCTATTCTTGCAGAACG ATTAAGTAAGTATTTCCCCGCGAACACAAACTCTGGGCTATGCAGATGTGCTGTTTGCCAAGTGGATCAAACCCCAGGtgacagtttatcagttaacTCAGGCTCCTTCTCACCTGGATCAAAGCCACGGGAAGGCCCCTTCCTCTGCAGTAACTGTCAGAAAAAGAAAGATGCCATGGAAGGCAAAAGGTCGAGCAGACCCACAGTGATGACATAG
- the LOC118060960 gene encoding probable protein phosphatase 2C 5 isoform X2, giving the protein MSQDNISRMRPPLVPLATLIGRELRNDKIEKPFVKYGQAALAKKGEDYFLIKPDCQRVPGDLSTSFSVFAIFDGHNGVSAAIFVKEKLLDNVLSAIPQDITREEWLQALPQALVAGFVKTDIEFQQKGETSGTTVTFVVIDEWTVTVASVGDSRCILDSQGGVVSLLTVDHRLEENVEERERVTASGGEVGRLNVFGGNEVGPLRCWPGGLCLSRSIGDTDVGEFIVPIPHVKQVKLSNAGGRLVIASDGIWDALSSDMAAKSCRGLPAEIAAKLVVKEALRSRGLKDDTTCLVVDIIPSDIPVLPPIPRKKHNMFSLLFGKKALSSVSKSTKKLSAVGVVEELFEEGSAILAERLSKYFPANTNSGLCRCAVCQVDQTPGDSLSVNSGSFSPGSKPREGPFLCSNCQKKKDAMEGKRSSRPTVMT; this is encoded by the exons ATGAGCCAGGACAATATATCGAGGATGAGACCTCCTCTCGTTCCACTTGCGACATTGATTGGGCGTGAGCTTAGGAATGACAAGATTGAGAAACCTTTTGTGAAGTATGGACAAGCTGCTTTAGCAAAGAAAGGCGAGGATTACTTTCTCATAAAACCTGACTGCCAGAGGGTTCCTGGGGATCTGTCTACATCATTCTCTGTGTTTGCG ATCTTTGACGGACATAATGGGGTATCAGCCGCCATCTTTGTGAAGGAGAAGTTATTGGATAATGTCTTGAGTGCAATTCCTCAAGATATCACTAGAGAAGAGTGGCTTCAAGCACTTCCTCAAGCACTAGTTGCTGGTTTTGTGAAAACTGACATAGAATTCCAGCAGAAAG GGGAGACTTCTGGGACAACTGTGACATTTGTTGTAATTGATGAGTGGACTGTGACTGTTGCTTCTGTGGGGGATTCACGATGCATATTGGACAGCCAGGGGGGTGTGGTTTCTCTTTTGACAGTTGATCATAGGCTGGAAGAAAATGttgaagagagagagcgagTAACTGCAAGTGGGGGTGAAGTAGGAAGGCTAAATGTTTTTGGAGGCAACGAG GTTGGTCCCTTGCGTTGTTGGCCTGGTGGATTATGTCTTTCTAGATCAATAGGTGACACGGATGTTGGAGAGTTCATTGTTCCAATACCTCATGTCAAGCAAGTGAAA CTTTCAAATGCTGGAGGAAGACTTGTTATCGCTTCGGATGGTATCTGGGATGCTTTATCTTCTGATATGGCTGCCAAGTCATGTAGGGGTTTGCCTGCAGAGATTGCTGCAAAGTTGGTTGTTAAG GAGGCATTGAGGTCAAGGGGGCTGAAGGATGATACAACATGCCTTGTTGTTGATATCATCCCATCTGACATTCCTGTCTTGCCTCCAATACCGAGGAAGAAGCATAATATGTTCAGTTTGCTTTTTGGAAAGAAAGCGCTGAGTTCTGTGAGCAAATCAACCAAAAAGCTTTCTGCTGTTGGTGTGGTTGAGGAACTGTTTGAAGAGGGTTCTGCTATTCTTGCAGAACG ATTAAGTAAGTATTTCCCCGCGAACACAAACTCTGGGCTATGCAGATGTGCTGTTTGCCAAGTGGATCAAACCCCAGGtgacagtttatcagttaacTCAGGCTCCTTCTCACCTGGATCAAAGCCACGGGAAGGCCCCTTCCTCTGCAGTAACTGTCAGAAAAAGAAAGATGCCATGGAAGGCAAAAGGTCGAGCAGACCCACAGTGATGACATAG
- the LOC118060961 gene encoding wall-associated receptor kinase-like 20, translated as MMFLVVFLLTLLSHVPALDACPKCGNMPVPYPLSTSDNCGNPRYRIYCNNGALEFLSAQGLYYRILSINPSAYKLVIRPPLIGKDTCYSSDLAEGGLRLDENLPFNISVRNTVMLFNCSDNLLLSPLNCSSTSYCRQYEEIEEASACKGTLCCHFLKDASMTSHMIRVRVGGCTAYTSVVDIKPADPVGKWNYGIELQWMPPF; from the coding sequence ATGATGTTTCTGGTAGTCTTTTTGCTCACTTTACTATCTCATGTGCCAGCCCTTGATGCTTGCCCTAAATGTGGCAACATGCCAGTCCCTTACCCACTTAGCACAAGTGATAATTGTGGAAACCCTAGGTACAGAATCTATTGCAACAATGGTGCTCTAGAGTTCTTGTCAGCTCAAGGACTATACTACAGGATTCTCAGTATCAATCCTAGTGCTTATAAACTTGTCATACGCCCTCCCCTGATAGGGAAAGACACATGCTATTCCTCTGATCTTGCCGAAGGAGGATTAAGGCTTGACGAGAACTTGCCATTCAACATATCCGTTCGCAACACTGTTATGTTATTCAACTGTTCCGATAACCTTCTCCTGTCACCGTTGAATTGTTCGTCGACCAGCTATTGTAGGCAGTACGAGGAGATAGAAGAGGCGAGTGCGTGCAAAGGAACTCTTTGCTGCCACTTCTTGAAAGACGCATCAATGACTTCGCATATGATTAGGGTTAGGGTTGGAGGGTGCACAGCTTATACTTCTGTTGTGGACATCAAACCTGCGGATCCCGTTGGTAAATGGAACTATGGAATTGAGCTGCAATGGATGCCTCCATTCTAG
- the LOC118060962 gene encoding single-stranded DNA-binding protein, mitochondrial, which produces MSSLVLRFAKLLRAPSPVIMPTSSLGVGLQRSLRSCYSTVSFNSDNEEGRNDKVEEEFDDLLGDRRESRFQGVDPRKGWEFRGVHRAIICGKVGQSPVQKILRNGRTVTIFTVGTGGMFDQRIIGSKDLPKPAQWHRIAVHNDSLGAYAVQQLAKNSSVYVEGDIEIRVYNDSISGEVKNIPEICVRRDGKIRLIRSGESISNISFEDLREGLFS; this is translated from the exons ATGAGTTCACTCGTTCTCAGATTTGCTAAGCTCTTAAGAGCCCCTTCTCCTGTCATCATGCCCACCTCTTCTCTAg GGGTAGGTTTGCAAAGAAGCTTGAGGTCTTGTTACTCAACCGTGTCATTTAACAGTGACAATGAAGAGGGGAGGAATGATAAAGTGGAAGAGGAGTTTGATGATTTGCTTGGCGATAGGCGCGAGTCACGGTTCCAAGGTGTGGATCCTAGAAAAGGATGGGAGTTTCGCGGTGTGCACAgg GCAATTATTTGTGGAAAAGTGGGACAATCCCCTGTGCAGAAGATCTTGCGAAATGGGAGGACTGTAACCATCTTTACTGTTGGAACAGGTGGCATGTTTGACCAAAGAATTATAGGATCAAAAGACTTGCCAAAACCTGCTCAGTGGCATCGAATTGCTGTGCATAATGATTCACTTGGGGCTTATGCTGTTCAACAACTTGCCAAAAA CTCTTCAGTTTATGTTGAGGGAGACATTGAAATTAGAGTTTACAATGACAGCATCAGTGGCGAAGTTAAAAACATTCCTGAGATTTGTGTTCGTCGTGATG GAAAGATTCGCCTTATAAGGAGTGGAGAAAGCATCAGTAATATTTCCTTTGAGGATCTGA GAGAGGGATTGTTTAGCTGA